A genomic segment from Pangasianodon hypophthalmus isolate fPanHyp1 chromosome 25, fPanHyp1.pri, whole genome shotgun sequence encodes:
- the abi3bpb gene encoding ABI family, member 3 (NESH) binding protein b isoform X4, translating to MSMPGLLRCILLLSIGGILLLSDSSARGIRVRRQNMKVRINATGDTIVLKFLRPNPDIKLEGYILGYGSSMFSKQFIQLPENGQLYETEIDAEPKYLVAVQPIKPNDVKKQCTGKVNLDKPLNLVIGTISPTSVLLSWGPYTKTSYEGNIMNDCLEDGYYTIRYRERNRKWIYQTCPTSDTVIDNLKPNTHYEFGVRPNKDDRSGVWSKPVIHSTNMGDKIMHNPYKPSQTKPEKPVMPGPRTVFPPRPALHNRTQPRLPPLHTNPAFPGAPKTSFAPPLVKQETALAPGSNEPKLPQLTLDSGSLARNVSSQAGGISLGLPPVLSTRPPRQTTTVTPQTPSEGDRRLGLSQTKAPSATPKTYSSSGNSGKSFLRDPSLSLPPKSIDSVVAVSSRNRTAVGRSPFYPFYNGMRPPSFPRANDSSRRYGGSPARPSFPINKKPNLVGKPSGKDKLIDLQQDKSSILKPKVPPVTAKPVKPKTTVSPVTATQFETWENSSAFSSVPVSKVDAMGKERFIAPHVVYKTDKKPDEPCSITTSLSYFPEEEGGETTVTGPPRTAPSNLTVVTVEGCPSFIILDWDKTDNETTEYEVISTTKGPDGEKVSILTTNQTHTAVENLKPESSYEFKVKPKNELGEGPPSEPVTFNTESADPRVSEYVSGKDAIWTQFPFKTDSYSECNGKQYVKRTWYRKFVGIQLCNSLRYKIYLSDSLNGKFYNIGDQTGHGEDHCQFVDSFLDGRTGTQLPADQLESRPGYFRAVRQEPVHFGQIGGNTHITYVAWYECGTPIPGKW from the exons ATGTCCATGCCAGGACTCCTCCGCTGCATCCTCCTGCTCTCCATCGGCGGGATTCTACTCCTCTCAGATTCTTCTGCGAGGGGAATCAGAG TCAGAAGACAGAATATGAAGGTTCGGATTAACGCCACTGGTGACACCATTGTCCTGAAGTTCCTCCGACCCAACCCTGATATCAAGCTTGAGGGCTACATTCTGGGCTACGGTTCTAGCATGTTCTCCAAGCAGTTCATCCAGCTTCCAGAGAACGGACAACTCTATGAGACGGAGATTG ATGCGGAACCAAAATACCTAGTTGCCGTCCAGCCAATCAAACCCAATGATGTTAAGaaacagtgtacag GTAAAGTCAACCTGGACAAGCCGCTTAACCTGGTGATTGGGACCATCTCCCCCACCTCAGTGCTGCTGTCCTGGGGGCCATATACTAAGACGTCTTATGAGGGCAACATCATGAACGACTGCCTGGAAGATGG GTACTACACAATCCGCTACAGAGAAAGGAACAGGAAGTGGATCTATCAGACGTGCCCCACCAGTGACACAGTCATCGACAACCTGAAACCCAACACTCACTATGAATTTGGTGTCCGACCCAACAAAGATGACCGCAGCGGCGTGTGGAGCAAACCCGTCATCCACAGCACCAACATGGGGG ACAAAATCATGCACAATCCCTACAAGCCGAGTCAGACCAAGCCTGAG aAGCCAGTGATGCCGGGACCACGCACAGTGTTTCCACCGCGGCCGG CTCTGCACAACAGGACCCAGCCAAGACTCCCACCTCTTCACACAAATCCTGCTTTTCCTGGAGCTCCAAAGACATCTTTTG CTCCACCTCTGGTCAAGCAGGAAACTGCACTCGCCCCTGGGTCCAATGAGCCCAAACTGCCTCAGCTAACACTGG ACTCAGGCAGCCTTGCTAGAAATGTCTCTTCTCAAGCTGGAGGGATTTCTCTCGGCTTGCCACCAGTCCTGTCCACTCGACCCCCTCGTCAGACAACCACTGTCACCCCTCAGACCCCCTCCGAAGGCGACCGGCGACTTGGCCTCTCCCAGACCAAGGCACCAAGTGCCACTCCCAAGACTTATAGTTCATCTGGTAATTCTG GTAAAAGCTTTCTGAGAGACCCAAGCTTGTCACTTCCACCCAAATCCATCGATTCAGTCGTAGCAGTGAGCAGCAGGAACCGGACAGCTGTGGGCAGATCTCCTTTCTATCCCTTCTATAACGGCATGCGGCCCCCTTCTTTCCCCAGGGCCAACGACTCATCCAGAAGATACGGGG GTTCTCCTGCTCGACCTTCGTTCCCCATCAATAAAAAGCCCAACCTGGTTGGCAAACCCAGTGGAAAAG aCAAGCTGATTGACCTGCAACAGGACAAGTCATCTATCCTGAAGCCAAAAGTGCCCCCTGTGACTGCCAAACCAGTCAAACCCAAAACAACTGTTTCTCCAGTGACCG CAACGCAGTTTGAAACGTGGGAGAACTCGTCTGCCTTCAGCTCTGTTCCAGTATCCAAAGTCGACGCCATGGGCAAAGAGAGGTTCATTG CTCCTCACGTGGTGTATAAAACGGATAAGAAACCAGACGAGCCATGTTCCATCACTACATCCCTGAGCTACTTCCCGGAGGAAGAGGGAGGGGAAACCACAGTGACCGGTCCTCCCCGTACAGCTCCGTCTAACCTTACCGTGGTCACAGTGGAAGGTTGTCCCTCTTTCATCATCCTCGACTGGGATAAAACCGACAACGAAACCACAG AGTACGAGGTCATCTCCACCACAAAAGGACCTGATGGAGAAAAGGTCTCCATCCTGACCaccaatcaaacacacacagctgtggagAACCTCAAACCTGAGTCCAG CTATGAGTTCAAAGTGAAGCCAAAGAATGAACTGGGCGAGGGGCCACCCAGCGAACCAGTGACCTTTAACACAGAGTCAG CGGATCCCAGAGTGAGCGAGTATGTTTCAG GCAAGGACGCTATCTGGACGCAGTTCCCATTTAAGACGGACTCATACTCGGAGTGCAATGGCAAGCAGTATGTTAAGAGAACATGGTATCGCAAGTTTGTCGGCATCCAGCTCTGCAACTCACTTCGATATAAGATCTACCTGAGTGACTCTCTTAACG GTAAATTCTACAACATTGGGGACCAGACAGGCCATGGAGAGGACCACTGTCAGTTCGTAGACTCCTTCCTGGATGGAAGGACCGGGACACAGCTGCCTGCAGACCAGCTCGAATCTCGACCAG GTTACTTCAGAGCTGTGAGGCAAGAACCAGTTCACTTCGGCCAGATTGGAGGCAATACGCACATCACTTATGTAGCATGGTACGAGTGTGGTACACCAATCCCAGGAAAGTGGTAG
- the abi3bpb gene encoding ABI family, member 3 (NESH) binding protein b isoform X6 codes for MSMPGLLRCILLLSIGGILLLSDSSARGIRVRRQNMKVRINATGDTIVLKFLRPNPDIKLEGYILGYGSSMFSKQFIQLPENGQLYETEIDAEPKYLVAVQPIKPNDVKKQCTGKVNLDKPLNLVIGTISPTSVLLSWGPYTKTSYEGNIMNDCLEDGYYTIRYRERNRKWIYQTCPTSDTVIDNLKPNTHYEFGVRPNKDDRSGVWSKPVIHSTNMGDKIMHNPYKPSQTKPEKPVMPGPRTVFPPRPAPPLVKQETALAPGSNEPKLPQLTLDSGSLARNVSSQAGGISLGLPPVLSTRPPRQTTTVTPQTPSEGDRRLGLSQTKAPSATPKTYSSSGNSGKSFLRDPSLSLPPKSIDSVVAVSSRNRTAVGRSPFYPFYNGMRPPSFPRANDSSRRYGVNGHHHKGLSFPKPVMWSRSRMGSPARPSFPINKKPNLVGKPSGKDKLIDLQQDKSSILKPKVPPVTAKPVKPKTTVSPVTATQFETWENSSAFSSVPVSKVDAMGKERFIAPHVVYKTDKKPDEPCSITTSLSYFPEEEGGETTVTGPPRTAPSNLTVVTVEGCPSFIILDWDKTDNETTEYEVISTTKGPDGEKVSILTTNQTHTAVENLKPESSYEFKVKPKNELGEGPPSEPVTFNTESADPRVSEYVSGKDAIWTQFPFKTDSYSECNGKQYVKRTWYRKFVGIQLCNSLRYKIYLSDSLNGKFYNIGDQTGHGEDHCQFVDSFLDGRTGTQLPADQLESRPGYFRAVRQEPVHFGQIGGNTHITYVAWYECGTPIPGKW; via the exons ATGTCCATGCCAGGACTCCTCCGCTGCATCCTCCTGCTCTCCATCGGCGGGATTCTACTCCTCTCAGATTCTTCTGCGAGGGGAATCAGAG TCAGAAGACAGAATATGAAGGTTCGGATTAACGCCACTGGTGACACCATTGTCCTGAAGTTCCTCCGACCCAACCCTGATATCAAGCTTGAGGGCTACATTCTGGGCTACGGTTCTAGCATGTTCTCCAAGCAGTTCATCCAGCTTCCAGAGAACGGACAACTCTATGAGACGGAGATTG ATGCGGAACCAAAATACCTAGTTGCCGTCCAGCCAATCAAACCCAATGATGTTAAGaaacagtgtacag GTAAAGTCAACCTGGACAAGCCGCTTAACCTGGTGATTGGGACCATCTCCCCCACCTCAGTGCTGCTGTCCTGGGGGCCATATACTAAGACGTCTTATGAGGGCAACATCATGAACGACTGCCTGGAAGATGG GTACTACACAATCCGCTACAGAGAAAGGAACAGGAAGTGGATCTATCAGACGTGCCCCACCAGTGACACAGTCATCGACAACCTGAAACCCAACACTCACTATGAATTTGGTGTCCGACCCAACAAAGATGACCGCAGCGGCGTGTGGAGCAAACCCGTCATCCACAGCACCAACATGGGGG ACAAAATCATGCACAATCCCTACAAGCCGAGTCAGACCAAGCCTGAG aAGCCAGTGATGCCGGGACCACGCACAGTGTTTCCACCGCGGCCGG CTCCACCTCTGGTCAAGCAGGAAACTGCACTCGCCCCTGGGTCCAATGAGCCCAAACTGCCTCAGCTAACACTGG ACTCAGGCAGCCTTGCTAGAAATGTCTCTTCTCAAGCTGGAGGGATTTCTCTCGGCTTGCCACCAGTCCTGTCCACTCGACCCCCTCGTCAGACAACCACTGTCACCCCTCAGACCCCCTCCGAAGGCGACCGGCGACTTGGCCTCTCCCAGACCAAGGCACCAAGTGCCACTCCCAAGACTTATAGTTCATCTGGTAATTCTG GTAAAAGCTTTCTGAGAGACCCAAGCTTGTCACTTCCACCCAAATCCATCGATTCAGTCGTAGCAGTGAGCAGCAGGAACCGGACAGCTGTGGGCAGATCTCCTTTCTATCCCTTCTATAACGGCATGCGGCCCCCTTCTTTCCCCAGGGCCAACGACTCATCCAGAAGATACGGGG TGAACGGACATCATCATAAAGGATTGTCTTTCCCCAAACCAGTCATGTGGTCCAGATCCAGAATGG GTTCTCCTGCTCGACCTTCGTTCCCCATCAATAAAAAGCCCAACCTGGTTGGCAAACCCAGTGGAAAAG aCAAGCTGATTGACCTGCAACAGGACAAGTCATCTATCCTGAAGCCAAAAGTGCCCCCTGTGACTGCCAAACCAGTCAAACCCAAAACAACTGTTTCTCCAGTGACCG CAACGCAGTTTGAAACGTGGGAGAACTCGTCTGCCTTCAGCTCTGTTCCAGTATCCAAAGTCGACGCCATGGGCAAAGAGAGGTTCATTG CTCCTCACGTGGTGTATAAAACGGATAAGAAACCAGACGAGCCATGTTCCATCACTACATCCCTGAGCTACTTCCCGGAGGAAGAGGGAGGGGAAACCACAGTGACCGGTCCTCCCCGTACAGCTCCGTCTAACCTTACCGTGGTCACAGTGGAAGGTTGTCCCTCTTTCATCATCCTCGACTGGGATAAAACCGACAACGAAACCACAG AGTACGAGGTCATCTCCACCACAAAAGGACCTGATGGAGAAAAGGTCTCCATCCTGACCaccaatcaaacacacacagctgtggagAACCTCAAACCTGAGTCCAG CTATGAGTTCAAAGTGAAGCCAAAGAATGAACTGGGCGAGGGGCCACCCAGCGAACCAGTGACCTTTAACACAGAGTCAG CGGATCCCAGAGTGAGCGAGTATGTTTCAG GCAAGGACGCTATCTGGACGCAGTTCCCATTTAAGACGGACTCATACTCGGAGTGCAATGGCAAGCAGTATGTTAAGAGAACATGGTATCGCAAGTTTGTCGGCATCCAGCTCTGCAACTCACTTCGATATAAGATCTACCTGAGTGACTCTCTTAACG GTAAATTCTACAACATTGGGGACCAGACAGGCCATGGAGAGGACCACTGTCAGTTCGTAGACTCCTTCCTGGATGGAAGGACCGGGACACAGCTGCCTGCAGACCAGCTCGAATCTCGACCAG GTTACTTCAGAGCTGTGAGGCAAGAACCAGTTCACTTCGGCCAGATTGGAGGCAATACGCACATCACTTATGTAGCATGGTACGAGTGTGGTACACCAATCCCAGGAAAGTGGTAG
- the abi3bpb gene encoding ABI family, member 3 (NESH) binding protein b isoform X5 → MSMPGLLRCILLLSIGGILLLSDSSARGIRVRRQNMKVRINATGDTIVLKFLRPNPDIKLEGYILGYGSSMFSKQFIQLPENGQLYETEIDAEPKYLVAVQPIKPNDVKKQCTGKVNLDKPLNLVIGTISPTSVLLSWGPYTKTSYEGNIMNDCLEDGYYTIRYRERNRKWIYQTCPTSDTVIDNLKPNTHYEFGVRPNKDDRSGVWSKPVIHSTNMGDKIMHNPYKPSQTKPEKPVMPGPRTVFPPRPALHNRTQPRLPPLHTNPAFPGAPKTSFDSGSLARNVSSQAGGISLGLPPVLSTRPPRQTTTVTPQTPSEGDRRLGLSQTKAPSATPKTYSSSGNSGKSFLRDPSLSLPPKSIDSVVAVSSRNRTAVGRSPFYPFYNGMRPPSFPRANDSSRRYGVNGHHHKGLSFPKPVMWSRSRMGSPARPSFPINKKPNLVGKPSGKDKLIDLQQDKSSILKPKVPPVTAKPVKPKTTVSPVTATQFETWENSSAFSSVPVSKVDAMGKERFIAPHVVYKTDKKPDEPCSITTSLSYFPEEEGGETTVTGPPRTAPSNLTVVTVEGCPSFIILDWDKTDNETTEYEVISTTKGPDGEKVSILTTNQTHTAVENLKPESSYEFKVKPKNELGEGPPSEPVTFNTESADPRVSEYVSGKDAIWTQFPFKTDSYSECNGKQYVKRTWYRKFVGIQLCNSLRYKIYLSDSLNGKFYNIGDQTGHGEDHCQFVDSFLDGRTGTQLPADQLESRPGYFRAVRQEPVHFGQIGGNTHITYVAWYECGTPIPGKW, encoded by the exons ATGTCCATGCCAGGACTCCTCCGCTGCATCCTCCTGCTCTCCATCGGCGGGATTCTACTCCTCTCAGATTCTTCTGCGAGGGGAATCAGAG TCAGAAGACAGAATATGAAGGTTCGGATTAACGCCACTGGTGACACCATTGTCCTGAAGTTCCTCCGACCCAACCCTGATATCAAGCTTGAGGGCTACATTCTGGGCTACGGTTCTAGCATGTTCTCCAAGCAGTTCATCCAGCTTCCAGAGAACGGACAACTCTATGAGACGGAGATTG ATGCGGAACCAAAATACCTAGTTGCCGTCCAGCCAATCAAACCCAATGATGTTAAGaaacagtgtacag GTAAAGTCAACCTGGACAAGCCGCTTAACCTGGTGATTGGGACCATCTCCCCCACCTCAGTGCTGCTGTCCTGGGGGCCATATACTAAGACGTCTTATGAGGGCAACATCATGAACGACTGCCTGGAAGATGG GTACTACACAATCCGCTACAGAGAAAGGAACAGGAAGTGGATCTATCAGACGTGCCCCACCAGTGACACAGTCATCGACAACCTGAAACCCAACACTCACTATGAATTTGGTGTCCGACCCAACAAAGATGACCGCAGCGGCGTGTGGAGCAAACCCGTCATCCACAGCACCAACATGGGGG ACAAAATCATGCACAATCCCTACAAGCCGAGTCAGACCAAGCCTGAG aAGCCAGTGATGCCGGGACCACGCACAGTGTTTCCACCGCGGCCGG CTCTGCACAACAGGACCCAGCCAAGACTCCCACCTCTTCACACAAATCCTGCTTTTCCTGGAGCTCCAAAGACATCTTTTG ACTCAGGCAGCCTTGCTAGAAATGTCTCTTCTCAAGCTGGAGGGATTTCTCTCGGCTTGCCACCAGTCCTGTCCACTCGACCCCCTCGTCAGACAACCACTGTCACCCCTCAGACCCCCTCCGAAGGCGACCGGCGACTTGGCCTCTCCCAGACCAAGGCACCAAGTGCCACTCCCAAGACTTATAGTTCATCTGGTAATTCTG GTAAAAGCTTTCTGAGAGACCCAAGCTTGTCACTTCCACCCAAATCCATCGATTCAGTCGTAGCAGTGAGCAGCAGGAACCGGACAGCTGTGGGCAGATCTCCTTTCTATCCCTTCTATAACGGCATGCGGCCCCCTTCTTTCCCCAGGGCCAACGACTCATCCAGAAGATACGGGG TGAACGGACATCATCATAAAGGATTGTCTTTCCCCAAACCAGTCATGTGGTCCAGATCCAGAATGG GTTCTCCTGCTCGACCTTCGTTCCCCATCAATAAAAAGCCCAACCTGGTTGGCAAACCCAGTGGAAAAG aCAAGCTGATTGACCTGCAACAGGACAAGTCATCTATCCTGAAGCCAAAAGTGCCCCCTGTGACTGCCAAACCAGTCAAACCCAAAACAACTGTTTCTCCAGTGACCG CAACGCAGTTTGAAACGTGGGAGAACTCGTCTGCCTTCAGCTCTGTTCCAGTATCCAAAGTCGACGCCATGGGCAAAGAGAGGTTCATTG CTCCTCACGTGGTGTATAAAACGGATAAGAAACCAGACGAGCCATGTTCCATCACTACATCCCTGAGCTACTTCCCGGAGGAAGAGGGAGGGGAAACCACAGTGACCGGTCCTCCCCGTACAGCTCCGTCTAACCTTACCGTGGTCACAGTGGAAGGTTGTCCCTCTTTCATCATCCTCGACTGGGATAAAACCGACAACGAAACCACAG AGTACGAGGTCATCTCCACCACAAAAGGACCTGATGGAGAAAAGGTCTCCATCCTGACCaccaatcaaacacacacagctgtggagAACCTCAAACCTGAGTCCAG CTATGAGTTCAAAGTGAAGCCAAAGAATGAACTGGGCGAGGGGCCACCCAGCGAACCAGTGACCTTTAACACAGAGTCAG CGGATCCCAGAGTGAGCGAGTATGTTTCAG GCAAGGACGCTATCTGGACGCAGTTCCCATTTAAGACGGACTCATACTCGGAGTGCAATGGCAAGCAGTATGTTAAGAGAACATGGTATCGCAAGTTTGTCGGCATCCAGCTCTGCAACTCACTTCGATATAAGATCTACCTGAGTGACTCTCTTAACG GTAAATTCTACAACATTGGGGACCAGACAGGCCATGGAGAGGACCACTGTCAGTTCGTAGACTCCTTCCTGGATGGAAGGACCGGGACACAGCTGCCTGCAGACCAGCTCGAATCTCGACCAG GTTACTTCAGAGCTGTGAGGCAAGAACCAGTTCACTTCGGCCAGATTGGAGGCAATACGCACATCACTTATGTAGCATGGTACGAGTGTGGTACACCAATCCCAGGAAAGTGGTAG
- the abi3bpb gene encoding ABI family, member 3 (NESH) binding protein b isoform X8 yields MSMPGLLRCILLLSIGGILLLSDSSARGIRVRRQNMKVRINATGDTIVLKFLRPNPDIKLEGYILGYGSSMFSKQFIQLPENGQLYETEIDAEPKYLVAVQPIKPNDVKKQCTGKVNLDKPLNLVIGTISPTSVLLSWGPYTKTSYEGNIMNDCLEDGYYTIRYRERNRKWIYQTCPTSDTVIDNLKPNTHYEFGVRPNKDDRSGVWSKPVIHSTNMGDKIMHNPYKPSQTKPEKPVMPGPRTVFPPRPALHNRTQPRLPPLHTNPAFPGAPKTSFAPPLVKQETALAPGSNEPKLPQLTLDSGSLARNVSSQAGGISLGLPPVLSTRPPRQTTTVTPQTPSEGDRRLGLSQTKAPSATPKTYSSSGNSVNGHHHKGLSFPKPVMWSRSRMGSPARPSFPINKKPNLVGKPSGKDKLIDLQQDKSSILKPKVPPVTAKPVKPKTTVSPVTATQFETWENSSAFSSVPVSKVDAMGKERFIAPHVVYKTDKKPDEPCSITTSLSYFPEEEGGETTVTGPPRTAPSNLTVVTVEGCPSFIILDWDKTDNETTEYEVISTTKGPDGEKVSILTTNQTHTAVENLKPESSYEFKVKPKNELGEGPPSEPVTFNTESADPRVSEYVSGKDAIWTQFPFKTDSYSECNGKQYVKRTWYRKFVGIQLCNSLRYKIYLSDSLNGKFYNIGDQTGHGEDHCQFVDSFLDGRTGTQLPADQLESRPGYFRAVRQEPVHFGQIGGNTHITYVAWYECGTPIPGKW; encoded by the exons ATGTCCATGCCAGGACTCCTCCGCTGCATCCTCCTGCTCTCCATCGGCGGGATTCTACTCCTCTCAGATTCTTCTGCGAGGGGAATCAGAG TCAGAAGACAGAATATGAAGGTTCGGATTAACGCCACTGGTGACACCATTGTCCTGAAGTTCCTCCGACCCAACCCTGATATCAAGCTTGAGGGCTACATTCTGGGCTACGGTTCTAGCATGTTCTCCAAGCAGTTCATCCAGCTTCCAGAGAACGGACAACTCTATGAGACGGAGATTG ATGCGGAACCAAAATACCTAGTTGCCGTCCAGCCAATCAAACCCAATGATGTTAAGaaacagtgtacag GTAAAGTCAACCTGGACAAGCCGCTTAACCTGGTGATTGGGACCATCTCCCCCACCTCAGTGCTGCTGTCCTGGGGGCCATATACTAAGACGTCTTATGAGGGCAACATCATGAACGACTGCCTGGAAGATGG GTACTACACAATCCGCTACAGAGAAAGGAACAGGAAGTGGATCTATCAGACGTGCCCCACCAGTGACACAGTCATCGACAACCTGAAACCCAACACTCACTATGAATTTGGTGTCCGACCCAACAAAGATGACCGCAGCGGCGTGTGGAGCAAACCCGTCATCCACAGCACCAACATGGGGG ACAAAATCATGCACAATCCCTACAAGCCGAGTCAGACCAAGCCTGAG aAGCCAGTGATGCCGGGACCACGCACAGTGTTTCCACCGCGGCCGG CTCTGCACAACAGGACCCAGCCAAGACTCCCACCTCTTCACACAAATCCTGCTTTTCCTGGAGCTCCAAAGACATCTTTTG CTCCACCTCTGGTCAAGCAGGAAACTGCACTCGCCCCTGGGTCCAATGAGCCCAAACTGCCTCAGCTAACACTGG ACTCAGGCAGCCTTGCTAGAAATGTCTCTTCTCAAGCTGGAGGGATTTCTCTCGGCTTGCCACCAGTCCTGTCCACTCGACCCCCTCGTCAGACAACCACTGTCACCCCTCAGACCCCCTCCGAAGGCGACCGGCGACTTGGCCTCTCCCAGACCAAGGCACCAAGTGCCACTCCCAAGACTTATAGTTCATCTGGTAATTCTG TGAACGGACATCATCATAAAGGATTGTCTTTCCCCAAACCAGTCATGTGGTCCAGATCCAGAATGG GTTCTCCTGCTCGACCTTCGTTCCCCATCAATAAAAAGCCCAACCTGGTTGGCAAACCCAGTGGAAAAG aCAAGCTGATTGACCTGCAACAGGACAAGTCATCTATCCTGAAGCCAAAAGTGCCCCCTGTGACTGCCAAACCAGTCAAACCCAAAACAACTGTTTCTCCAGTGACCG CAACGCAGTTTGAAACGTGGGAGAACTCGTCTGCCTTCAGCTCTGTTCCAGTATCCAAAGTCGACGCCATGGGCAAAGAGAGGTTCATTG CTCCTCACGTGGTGTATAAAACGGATAAGAAACCAGACGAGCCATGTTCCATCACTACATCCCTGAGCTACTTCCCGGAGGAAGAGGGAGGGGAAACCACAGTGACCGGTCCTCCCCGTACAGCTCCGTCTAACCTTACCGTGGTCACAGTGGAAGGTTGTCCCTCTTTCATCATCCTCGACTGGGATAAAACCGACAACGAAACCACAG AGTACGAGGTCATCTCCACCACAAAAGGACCTGATGGAGAAAAGGTCTCCATCCTGACCaccaatcaaacacacacagctgtggagAACCTCAAACCTGAGTCCAG CTATGAGTTCAAAGTGAAGCCAAAGAATGAACTGGGCGAGGGGCCACCCAGCGAACCAGTGACCTTTAACACAGAGTCAG CGGATCCCAGAGTGAGCGAGTATGTTTCAG GCAAGGACGCTATCTGGACGCAGTTCCCATTTAAGACGGACTCATACTCGGAGTGCAATGGCAAGCAGTATGTTAAGAGAACATGGTATCGCAAGTTTGTCGGCATCCAGCTCTGCAACTCACTTCGATATAAGATCTACCTGAGTGACTCTCTTAACG GTAAATTCTACAACATTGGGGACCAGACAGGCCATGGAGAGGACCACTGTCAGTTCGTAGACTCCTTCCTGGATGGAAGGACCGGGACACAGCTGCCTGCAGACCAGCTCGAATCTCGACCAG GTTACTTCAGAGCTGTGAGGCAAGAACCAGTTCACTTCGGCCAGATTGGAGGCAATACGCACATCACTTATGTAGCATGGTACGAGTGTGGTACACCAATCCCAGGAAAGTGGTAG